In a genomic window of Acropora muricata isolate sample 2 chromosome 2, ASM3666990v1, whole genome shotgun sequence:
- the LOC136892777 gene encoding uncharacterized protein: MSAKATDSRPSWEVFLQCVRTVSTVFVISELTDHQSQALYCFVSGEDVFVNLPTGYGKSLIFHMAPLVHTWMHQNVSPDLWAKEPILLVISPLLALMQDQVKKLTSVGLKAAYVGAEQEPGTLRDIEEGKYSFVFISPESTLSTERGRNVLLSDKYQRDVIGVAVDEVHCIAEWGTSTSNKNRSSFRAWYSRLNEIRSLLEVPFIALTATATVKTKEQIYELLEFGSPKEIVESPNKFKVPLKRNFRM, translated from the coding sequence ATGTCGGCGAAAGCGACAGATTCGCGTCCTTCTTGGGAAGTTTTCTTGCAGTGTGTTCGAACTGTAAGCACGGTGTTTGTTATTTCGGAATTAACAGATCACCAGAGTCAAGCGCTGTATTGTTTCGTTAGCGGTGAGGATGTGTTTGTGAACCTTCCAACGGGATATGGAAAGTCTTTGATTTTTCACATGGCTCCCCTTGTGCACACGTGGATGCATCAGAATGTATCGCCAGATTTGTGGGCAAAGGAGCCGATATTGCTCGTAATTTCTCCTCTGTTAGCTTTAATGCAAGACCAAGTGAAAAAACTAACATCTGTCGGACTGAAGGCGGCTTATGTTGGTGCGGAACAAGAGCCAGGAACTCTTCGAGATATCGAAGAAGGGAAGTATTCTTTCGTATTTATTTCTCCAGAATCTACTCTTTCGACCGAGAGGGGGCGAAATGTTCTTCTCAGCGACAAGTACCAGAGAGATGTAATTGGAGTAGCCGTCGATGAAGTACATTGTATCGCCGAGTGGGGCACATCGACCAGCAACAAAAATCGTTCTTCATTTCGTGCATGGTATTCACGACTGAACGAGATCCGGTCTCTTTTGGAAGTACCATTCATTGCTCTCACAGCTACGGCGACAGTGAAAACCAAGGAACAAATTTATGAACTTTTGGAGTTTGGATCACCAAAGGAAATTGTAGAAAGTCCCAATAagtttaaagtgccactgaaacgaaattttcgcatgtga